One genomic segment of Actinoplanes ianthinogenes includes these proteins:
- a CDS encoding sensor histidine kinase, translating into MRGWRPVAVSGAVFGVNAIFLIAGPSGGSLAAWPWGWLLQLVSAGALAWKDRHPRTALAVTGSAALLYYPLGFPDAPLAAGFVIALYTVARDGRRWLAIGDVLVLLAGFPLMALLVHGRDRAFELDTAIGQAAILVATVTAGEISRARRERAEALARDRAAQERLRIARELHDVMAHQISLISVQAGAALHRRDPETAFEALEHIRVASKEALREFRTVLGMLRTESESMPRTESEGMPRTESERMPPAGSASDASLARLPDLLAGVRATGVSVRLTGEPPAGLPAEVDAAAFRIVQESLSNVLRHAGATAVEIVIDDTKERLTLRIDDDGAGSPGAPGNGITGMRERAAALGGQVEAGCGADGGFSVRVELPK; encoded by the coding sequence ATGCGGGGATGGCGGCCGGTTGCGGTGTCCGGGGCGGTGTTCGGGGTCAACGCGATCTTCCTGATCGCCGGGCCCTCCGGCGGATCGCTTGCCGCGTGGCCGTGGGGCTGGCTGTTGCAGCTGGTCAGCGCCGGGGCGCTGGCATGGAAGGACCGGCATCCGCGCACCGCGCTCGCGGTGACCGGGTCGGCCGCGCTGCTCTACTACCCGCTCGGCTTCCCGGACGCGCCGCTGGCCGCCGGGTTCGTGATCGCGCTGTACACCGTCGCGCGGGACGGGCGGCGCTGGCTCGCGATCGGTGACGTGCTGGTGCTGCTGGCCGGGTTTCCGCTGATGGCGCTGCTGGTGCACGGGCGGGACCGGGCGTTCGAGCTGGACACCGCGATCGGGCAGGCGGCGATCCTGGTGGCGACGGTGACGGCCGGGGAGATCAGCCGGGCGCGGCGGGAGCGGGCCGAGGCGCTCGCCCGGGACCGGGCCGCGCAGGAGCGGCTGCGGATCGCCCGGGAGCTGCACGACGTGATGGCGCACCAGATCTCGCTGATCAGCGTGCAGGCGGGGGCGGCGCTGCATCGGCGGGACCCGGAGACCGCGTTCGAGGCCCTGGAACACATCCGGGTGGCGAGCAAGGAGGCGCTGCGCGAGTTTCGTACCGTGCTGGGCATGCTGCGGACCGAAAGCGAAAGCATGCCGCGGACCGAGAGCGAAGGCATGCCGCGGACCGAAAGCGAACGCATGCCGCCGGCCGGAAGCGCTTCGGATGCCTCGCTGGCCCGCCTGCCCGACCTGCTGGCCGGGGTCCGCGCGACCGGCGTCTCGGTGCGGCTGACCGGCGAGCCGCCCGCCGGCCTGCCCGCGGAGGTCGACGCCGCCGCGTTCCGGATCGTGCAGGAGTCGCTGAGCAACGTGCTCCGGCACGCCGGCGCCACCGCCGTCGAGATCGTCATCGACGACACGAAGGAGCGGCTCACGCTGCGGATCGACGACGACGGCGCCGGTTCGCCGGGCGCTCCGGGCAACGGCATCACCGGCATGCGGGAGCGGGCGGCCGCGCTGGGCGGGCAGGTCGAGGCGGGCTGTGGTGCGGATGGCGGATTCAGCGTACGAGTGGAGCTGCCGAAATGA
- a CDS encoding putative quinol monooxygenase — MIVVIATLHAKPEHADEVEAALRVLERHTRTEPGAIGYSVLRRPDDRFIVVERYADQAAHDAHFAADYLTDFLTRAATLLVTEPSVESGAELAGFARPGIAEPAS, encoded by the coding sequence ATGATCGTTGTCATCGCGACCCTGCACGCCAAGCCCGAGCATGCCGACGAGGTGGAGGCCGCCCTGCGGGTGCTCGAACGGCACACCCGCACCGAGCCCGGCGCCATCGGATACTCGGTGCTCCGCCGGCCGGACGACCGCTTCATCGTCGTCGAGCGCTACGCGGACCAGGCCGCCCACGATGCCCACTTCGCAGCCGACTACCTCACCGATTTCCTGACCCGTGCCGCGACGCTGCTGGTCACCGAGCCGAGCGTGGAGTCGGGTGCGGAGCTGGCCGGATTCGCCCGGCCGGGCATCGCGGAGCCGGCCTCATGA
- a CDS encoding response regulator — protein sequence MIRVLLADDQRLVRAGFRSILGGEPDIRVVAEAADGAEAVRLARQERPDVVFMDVRMPVLDGLEATRRIVADPALSDVRIVILTTYELDEYVYGAIRGGASGFLLKDAEPAELITCVRVVARGDALLAPSVTRKLIADVASRVRRPAPAPADAGLTTREAEIADLVAAGLSNEEIAARLTISHATAKTHVSRVLGKLGLRDRAQLVIWAYEAGRVQPGWLR from the coding sequence ATGATCCGTGTCCTGCTGGCCGACGACCAGCGCCTGGTCCGGGCCGGATTCCGGTCGATCCTCGGCGGCGAGCCGGACATCCGGGTGGTCGCCGAGGCCGCCGACGGCGCGGAGGCGGTCCGCCTGGCCCGGCAGGAGCGCCCGGACGTGGTGTTCATGGACGTCCGGATGCCGGTGCTCGACGGCCTGGAGGCGACCCGCCGGATCGTCGCCGACCCGGCCCTGAGCGACGTCCGGATCGTCATCCTCACCACCTACGAGCTCGACGAGTACGTGTACGGCGCGATCCGCGGCGGCGCCAGCGGCTTCCTGCTCAAGGACGCCGAGCCGGCCGAGCTGATCACCTGTGTACGGGTGGTGGCCCGCGGCGACGCGCTGCTCGCCCCGTCGGTGACCCGCAAGCTGATCGCCGACGTGGCGTCCCGGGTCCGGCGGCCCGCGCCGGCCCCGGCGGACGCCGGCCTCACCACCCGCGAGGCGGAGATCGCCGACCTGGTCGCGGCCGGGCTGTCCAACGAGGAGATCGCCGCCCGGCTCACCATCTCGCACGCGACCGCGAAGACCCACGTGAGCCGGGTGCTGGGCAAACTCGGACTGCGTGACCGCGCGCAGCTGGTGATCTGGGCCTACGAGGCGGGCCGGGTTCAGCCGGGATGGCTCAGGTGA
- a CDS encoding helix-turn-helix domain-containing protein: MRSDWIRPSPVLAPYVDRVWSWEGTPDELPVLLPGTGAELVVQHGAPMVACTSSGTRELPAAHLLCMRRSRWRLSAAGPVRFTAVRFRAGALPHFTSVPVAAVMDDAVAAVDVFGVAGRRLAGEIRPADPLDVRARTVEALLTPLMGRSGADRLVEVAVRRTYYDAASVRVNRLGPDLGLSVRHLRRGFLATVGVPPKEFQRLARFQRSIRALLNPVRASCLPVALAAGYFDQSHFIKEFHHFTGQPPARMLGGPVSHFYYPSTSGAADA, from the coding sequence GTGCGCAGTGACTGGATCCGGCCGAGCCCCGTCCTCGCGCCCTACGTCGACCGGGTCTGGTCGTGGGAGGGGACACCGGACGAGCTGCCGGTCCTGCTGCCGGGCACGGGCGCGGAGCTGGTCGTCCAGCACGGCGCTCCGATGGTGGCGTGCACCTCGTCCGGCACGCGTGAGCTGCCGGCCGCGCACCTGCTGTGCATGCGCCGGTCCCGGTGGCGGCTGAGCGCCGCCGGCCCGGTGCGGTTCACCGCCGTCCGGTTCCGCGCCGGCGCGCTGCCGCACTTCACGTCGGTTCCGGTCGCGGCGGTGATGGACGACGCGGTGGCGGCTGTCGACGTGTTCGGCGTGGCCGGCCGCCGGCTGGCCGGCGAGATTCGGCCGGCTGACCCGCTCGACGTCCGGGCCAGGACCGTCGAGGCGCTGCTCACGCCGCTGATGGGCCGGTCCGGGGCGGATCGGCTTGTCGAGGTGGCGGTGCGTCGCACGTACTACGACGCGGCGAGCGTGCGGGTGAACCGGCTGGGACCTGACCTCGGGCTGAGCGTGCGGCACCTGCGGCGTGGCTTCCTCGCCACGGTGGGTGTGCCGCCGAAGGAGTTCCAGCGGCTGGCCCGATTCCAGCGGTCGATCCGGGCGCTGCTCAACCCGGTGCGGGCGAGCTGTCTGCCGGTCGCGCTCGCGGCCGGTTACTTCGACCAGAGCCACTTCATCAAGGAGTTCCACCACTTCACCGGCCAGCCGCCGGCCAGGATGCTCGGCGGGCCCGTGTCCCATTTCTACTATCCGAGCACCAGCGGCGCCGCCGATGCTTAG